From a single Vitis vinifera cultivar Pinot Noir 40024 chromosome 18, ASM3070453v1 genomic region:
- the LOC100262488 gene encoding large ribosomal subunit protein bL28m, with protein sequence MAFRSREMMKKIVKKMGDNKLEESLKKYVPDSKVVMGRAKRGIYAGRHIQFGNRVSEDGGNKTRRSWKPNVQEKRLFSYILDRHIRVKVTTHALRCIDKAGGIDEYLLKTPYHKMDTEMGLFWKAKIEKMYEELGEMDVVFFSPEDEVKFEQGFKELKLAERAARREARRHIYGGSGKQVQLEEGGADIQETNEVAARVLEGSSHVDAPERLVANS encoded by the exons ATGGCGTTCAGATCTAGGGAGATGATGAAGAAGATCGTGAAAAAAATGGGAGACAACAAATTGGAGGAATCGCTGAAGAAATATGTTCCTGACAGCAAGGTGGTGATGGGTAGAGCCAAGCGTGGAATCTATGCTGGTCGCCACATCCAGTTCGGCAACCGCGTCAGCGAAGACGGCGGTAACAA GACAAGGAGGAGTTGGAAGCCAAATGTCCAGGAGAAGCGGCTCTTCAGTTACATCCTGGACCGCCACATTCGAGTTAAGGTCACTACGCATGCACTCAGATGCATAGACAAAGCAGGTGGGATTGATGAATACCTGTTGAAGACGCCCTACCACAAGATGGACACAGAAATGGGCCTCTTCTGGAAAGCAAAGATCGAGAAGATGTACGAAGAGCTTGGGGAGATGGATGTAGTTTTCTTTTCACCTGAGGATGAAGTAAAATTTGAACAGGGCTTTAAAGAACTGAAACTAGCTGAGAGAGCAGCTCGCAGAGAAGCCAGAAGACATATATATGGTGGGTCTGGCAAACAGGTGCAGCTTGAGGAAGGAGGTGCAGACATTCAAGAAACCAATGAGGTCGCAGCAAGAGTTCTGGAAGGGAGCTCACATGTTGATGCTCCTGAGCGGTTGGTGGCAAACTCTTGA
- the LOC100267648 gene encoding endoplasmin homolog, whose amino-acid sequence MRKWTIPSALLLLCLLCLLPDQGRKIHANAEADSEELVNPPKVEEKIGAVPNGLSTDSDVAKREAESISKRNLRANAEKFEFQAEVSRLMDIIINSLYSNKDIFLRELISNASDALDKIRFLSLTDKEILGEGDTAKLDIQIKLDKEKKILSIRDRGIGMTKDDLIKNLGTIAKSGTSAFVEKMQTSGDLNLIGQFGVGFYSVYLVADYVEVISKHNDDKQYVWESKADGAFAISEDVWNEPLGRGTEIRLHLREEAGEYLEEAKLKELVKRYSEFINFPIYLWASKEVDVEVPADEDESSDEEETSDSSSSEEEVEDEDAEKKPKSKTVKETTYEWELLNDVKAIWLRNPKEVTEEEYTKFYQSLAKDFSEEKPLSWSHFTAEGDVEFKAVLFVPPKAPQDLYESYYNTKKSNLKLYVRRVFISEEFDELLPKYLNFLKGLVDSDTLPLNVSREMLQQHSSLKTIKKKLIRKALDMIRKIADEDPDESNDKDKKDVEKSSDDDEKKGQYAKFWNEFGKSIKLGIIEDASNRNRLAKLLRFESTKSGGKLASLDQYISRMKPGQKDIFYITGNSKEQLEKSPFLERLTKKNYEVIFFTDPVDEYLMQYLMDYEDKKFQNVSKEGLKLGKDSKDKDLKESFKDLTKWWKSALASENVDDVKISNRLADTPCVVVTSKYGWSANMERIMQSQTLSDASKQAYMRGKRVLEINPRHPIIKELQERVVKDSEDEGVKKTAQLMYQTALMESGFLLSDPKHFASNIYDSVKSSLNISPDAAVEEEDEAEEAEAEAEAEAESKEASTSKGDDAAADADTLKDEL is encoded by the exons ATGAGGAAGTGGACGATCCCTTCCGCTCTGCTTTTGCTATGCCTTCTCTGCCTTCTTCCAGATCAAG GGCGGAAGATACACGCCAATGCAGAAGCTGATTCTGAAGAGTTGGTGAATCCACCAAAGGTTGAAGAGAAAATTGGAGCTGTTCCAAATGGTTTATCCACTGATTCTGATGTCGCAAAGAG GGAAGCTGAGTCTATCTCCAAAAGAAATCTCCGTGCCAATGCGGAGAAGTTTGAGTTTCAGGCTGAGGTGTCTCGGCTCATGGATATCATTATCAACTCTCTTTATAGCAACAAAGACATTTTCTTAAGGGAGTTGATCTCCAATGCTTCTGAT GCACTGGATAAGATTAGGTTCCTTTCCCTCACAGATAAGGAGATTTTAGGTGAAGGTGATACTGCAAAGCTTGATATCCAG ATTAAATTagacaaggaaaagaaaatcctGTCAATTCGTGATAGAGGTATAGGTATGACAAAGGATGATTTAATCAAGAACTTAGGAACAATCGCAAAATCTGGAACGTCAG cTTTTGTGGAGAAAATGCAAACCAGTGGGGATCTTAATCTCATTGGACAATTTGGAGTTGGGTTCTACTCTGTATATCTTGTTGCAGACTATGTTGAAGTCATTAGCAAACACAATGATGACAAACA GTATGTATGGGAGTCTAAAGCTGATGGAGCTTTTGCAATTTCTGAGGATGTATGGAATGAACCACTCGGACGTGGAACTGAGATCAGATTGCATCTCAGAGAAGAAGCTGGGGAATACTTGGAGGAGGCCAAATTAAAG GAGTTAGTGAAAAGATATTCTGAATTCATCAACTTTCCCATATACCTCTGGGCAAGCAAAGAGGTTGATGTAGAGGTACCTGCAGATGAAGATGAGTCAAGTGATGAAGAAGAAACAT CTGACAGCAGCTCTTCTGAGGAAGAAGTGGAAGATGAAGATGCTGAGAAAAAACCCAAATCAAAAACAGTGAAGGAAACCACTTATGAGTGGGAGCTTTTGAATGATGTGAAGGCTATATGGTTACGGAATCCAAAGGAGGTGACGGAGGAAGAGTACACAAAATTCTACCAGTCTCTAGCTAAG GATTTTAGTGAAGAGAAGCCTCTATCATGGAGTCACTTCACCGCTGAAGGTGATGTGGAGTTCAAGGCTGTTTTGTTTGTGCCTCCTAAGGCTCCTCAGGATCTATATGAGAGTTACTATAACACCAAGAAATCCAACTTGAAGTTGTATGTTAGACGTGTATTCATTTCTGAAGAATTTGATGAGCTTTTGCCCAAGTATCTGAACTTTTTGAAg GGTCTTGTAGATTCCGACACGTTACCTCTTAATGTTTCACGAGAAATGCTTCAACAACACAGcagtttgaaaacaattaagaaGAAGCTTATCCGCAAGGCCCTTGATATGATTCGTAAGATCGCCGATGAGGATCCTGATGAGTCTAATGATAAAGACAAGAAAG ATGTTGAAAAGTCCAGTGATGATGATGAGAAGAAAGGTCAGTATGCAAAGTTCTGGAATGAGTTTGGCAAGTCCATAAAACTTGGTATTATTGAAGATGCATCCAACAGAAACCGCTTGGCCAAGCTTCTCAGATTTGAaag CACAAAGTCAGGTGGCAAATTGGCTTCACTTGATCAATATATCTCAAGAATGAAACCAGGACAGAAGGATATCTTCTACATCACGGGTAACAGCAAGGAGCAATTGGAGAAGTCTCCATTCCTTGAGAGGCTTACAAAGAAGAATTATGAG GTTATTTTCTTTACTGACCCAGTGGATGAGTACCTGATGCAATACCTGATGGACTATGAAGACAAAAAATTCCAGAATGTGTCAAAGGAAGGCCTGAAACTTGGGAAGGACTCAAAAGATAAGGATCTTAAAGAGTCATTCAAAGATCTGACTAAATGGTGGAAGAGTGCTCTTGCCAGTGAGAATGTTGATGATGTGAAAATAAGCAACCGTCTGGCTGACACTCCTTGTGTGGTTGTTACATCAAAATATGGATGGAGTGCAAACATGGAGAGAATCATGCAATCACAGACTCTTTCAGATGCCAGCAAGCAAGCATATATGCGTGGCAAGAGGGTGCTTGAGATAAACCCAAGGCATCCGATCATCAAGGAGCTTCAGGAAAGAGTAGTAAAGGACAGTGAG GATGAGGGCGTAAAGAAAACAGCACAGCTCATGTACCAAACAGCACTCATGGAGAGTGGTTTCCTGCTCAGTGACCCCAAGCATTTTGCCTCTAATATCTATGATTCAGTGAAGTCAAGCCTAAACATCAGCCCTGATGCAGCAGTGGAAGAGGAAGATGAAGCAGAGGAGGCTGAGGCTGAGGCTGAGGCTGAGGCAGAATCGAAAGAAGCTTCCACTTCCAAGGGTGATGATGCTGCTGCTGATGCAGACACACTCAAGGATGAGTTGTAG
- the LOC100245337 gene encoding uncharacterized protein LOC100245337, whose protein sequence is MAISDAVVANLTTIYLVAIAAIKAYGLATGRSFSGGFVLVTSTAAVVLILIGTLAWDVSRKATYALSRDHVHEMCRGGICWHGVAVKSSASQVRFRLPQQPPNLRP, encoded by the coding sequence ATGGCAATCTCCGATGCGGTGGTTGCGAACTTGACGACGATCTACTTGGTGGCCATAGCGGCGATCAAGGCGTACGGATTGGCCACAGGCCGGAGCTTCAGCGGAGGGTTTGTTCTGGTGACGTCCACCGCCGCGGTGGTTCTCATCTTGATTGGGACGCTGGCGTGGGACGTGTCTCGGAAGGCCACGTATGCTCTGTCACGCGATCACGTGCACGAGATGTGCCGCGGCGGCATCTGTTGGCACGGCGTCGCTGTCAAATCGTCGGCTTCTCAGGTCCGCTTTCGACTTCCACAGCAACCTCCCAACCTACGCCCGtaa
- the LOC100250690 gene encoding E3 ubiquitin-protein ligase CIP8: MDESPIQSDTLHYWCYQCDKHVSIETLPDLPDVICNECKTGFVETIGVAPTAPEPRNADQIDERSLVYAFTRRLRHIAQPPSDDEDPPSLPPDHASEDDFLRIDLDGWDNDEDEDVSENDGEGEEQEEEEDRSDNENEGNVYRPEIDRDHLRRRREMLRRRIHNLAAASGNPNAVLDWAILMASEDSTIEFHFQMPEPEGYTGNPEDYVDAAGYEELLQNLAESDGAARRGAPPASKSAISALPSVEIKSEEQVLACAICKDVVSICEIARKLPCGHGYHGDCIVPWLNSRNSCPVCRFELPTDDSEYEEERKKRLVPTSGGASGSGGENSDSG; encoded by the coding sequence ATGGACGAATCGCCGATACAGTCCGATACTTTGCACTACTGGTGCTACCAATGCGACAAGCACGTCTCCATCGAAACCCTACCGGATCTGCCTGACGTCATCTGCAACGAATGTAAGACCGGCTTCGTCGAGACAATCGGCGTCGCGCCGACAGCTCCGGAGCCTCGAAACGCTGATCAGATCGACGAGCGCTCTTTGGTATACGCGTTTACGCGACGCCTCCGACATATCGCTCAGCCGCCGAGTGACGACGAAGATCCGCCTTCACTGCCTCCAGATCACGCATCTGAAGACGACTTTCTGAGAATCGATCTTGACGGTTGGGACAATGACGAGGATGAAGACGTGAGCGAGAACGATGGAGAGGgagaagaacaagaagaagaagaagatcgATCTGATAACGAGAACGAAGGGAATGTATATCGCCCAGAGATAGATCGAGATCACCTCCGGAGGCGTCGCGAGATGTTACGCCGTCGTATTCATAACCTCGCTGCCGCCTCCGGCAACCCGAACGCAGTCCTTGATTGGGCGATCTTGATGGCATCAGAGGACAGCACAATCGAATTTCATTTTCAGATGCCCGAACCCGAAGGTTATACTGGAAATCCGGAAGATTACGTTGATGCAGCTGGATACGAGGAGTTGTTGCAGAACCTGGCCGAGAGCGACGGAGCTGCGAGAAGAGGAGCTCCACCGGCATCGAAATCTGCAATTTCCGCATTACCGAGTGTTGAGATTAAGTCGGAGGAGCAGGTTTTAGCTTGCGCTATTTGTAAAGATGTGGTCTCCATTTGCGAGATTGCTAGGAAATTGCCGTGTGGCCATGGATACCATGGGGATTGCATCGTCCCTTGGTTGAATTCCAGGAATTCTTGCCCTGTGTGTAGGTTTGAATTACCCACAGATGATTCTGAGTATGAAGAAGAGAGGAAGAAGAGATTGGTCCCAACTTCTGGAGGAGCTTCAGGTTCAGGTGGAGAGAATTCGGATTCTGGTTGA